The nucleotide window CTGATAGACGGGGTGGACGGACATGCCGGCAGTATTGGTTTGCTGGTAAGTGCGATCCTGGGTGCCTATTTCCTGCATGTAGGTGAAATCACTTATGCTGTACTGGGTTTTGCCCTTGCCGGCGGCCTGGCCAGTTTCCTGATTTACAATATTTCCCCTGCCCGTATTTTTATGGGCGACACTGGCTCCCTGCTGATCGGACTAGTGAATGCGGTATTGGTACTGAAATTTATTGAAGTTGCCGGTAACCCTGCCAGTAAAATGCCAGTGGGTGCTACTCCTGCAGTTGCCATTGCTATCCTCATCGTACCGCTTTTTGATACCCTGAGGGTATTTGCTGTGCGTATGCTGCGGGGAAGATCTCCTTTTTCTGCAGACCGGAACCATATCCATCACTACTTGCTGGACCTCAAGCTGGACCATAGACAAACTACCCTGGTATCCGTAGCAGTGAACACTATCTTTATTGCTGCTGCTTTTATGCTCCAGGGGCTGGGTTCCACCGTTCTGACAATGCTTGTAGTGGGTGCCGCTACCGTTTTTACCGGTATCCTGTATATGGCCCGCAAACGGAAACAAGCCCTTCAGCCAGCTGTTGCCATCTCTCAACCGGCTAACAGCGTCGCTCCTCCCAAAATACTAAGGGTTACTACCGAAGGTGTGTTACAGGACAAATAACATCCCTGGCGATATCTATACCTTTACAACGATTGCGGATGTAAAGCAGCATTTCTAATGCCATTCTTGTATCTGTCACTTTGACGATTAAAAGAAATCCTGTAGGTTTGCAGGCACTTAACTATTTATGTTATGCAAGACGATCTAACGCTTATCATGGATGATGCAGCTGACTCGATGGCTAAAGCAGTCGGGCACCTGGAGCTGGAACTCACAAAAATAAGGGCGGGTAAAGCAAACCCCCAGATACTGGACGGTATTGCCGTGGATTACTATGGCTCCCCTACTCCGCTTAACCAGGTAGCAAACGTAAGTATAGCGGATGCACGTACCCTGACCATTCAGCCCTGGGAAAAAAATATGCTGCAACCTATCGAAAGGGCTATTATCGCATCCAACATTGGTCTTAACCCTCAGAATGATGGTGTCATTATTCGCCTTTTCCTTCCGCCACTCACTGAAGAAAGAAGGAAAGAGTTTGTGAAAAGGGTTTATAATGAAGGGGAACAGGCTAAAGTAGCAACCAGGAACATCCGTCGCGATGCGATTGAAGGTATCAAGAAATTGCAGAAAGATGGCTTGAGTGAAGATACTGCGAAAGGTGCAGAAGCAGATATTCAGGCACTGACCGACAAATACATCGTACAGATAGACAAACACTGCGAAGTGAAAGAAAAAGAGATCATGGCTGTCTAAAACAGTTATTGTATCAGACAAACTTATAAAAACAGCGGAGAGGCCGGTAGTATGGTCTCTCCGCTGTTTTAGTATCAGGAGGCCGTTTTAGCCCGATTGACCATATAAACCCCCAACAGAATAATACCCATACACAACACCTGTACCCAGGTAATCGGCTCATGGGCCAGTAATCCCCAGCCTATAGCCACTACCGGTAACGCATAAGTGACCATCGAGGCAAACATAGAGCCCGCACGTCTGATCAGCAGATAAAATAATACAGCTGCCACACCGGTGCCCATCACCCCTAATATCAATCCTGCCGACAATGAACGCCATGGGGCATGATCTGTCGCAAACTGGGGAAAAAAGTCACTAAACCACAATATGGGAAAGGTGATCAGTCCACAAAAAAACATAGCAATAGATCCTAGTTGCAACGAGCCGAATCCCTTCAGGTAATGATGTACCAGACTGATGTTGGTACCATAGCTGATAGTAGCCACCACCACCAGCAGGCTATAATACCAGTGGCCGCCGGCGCTGATGCCCTTGGAGCTGAAAAGCAGCACTACACCCAGTAAACCAACACATACTCCCGTTAGCTGTGCTTTTTTGATAGGGCTTTTGAAAAGGATTAAACCTGTCAGCAGTGCCATCAGTGGTGTCAAAGAGTTGAGAATACCGGCCAGGGAGCTGTCTATTTCTGTTTCTGC belongs to Chitinophaga sp. HK235 and includes:
- the frr gene encoding ribosome recycling factor, with protein sequence MQDDLTLIMDDAADSMAKAVGHLELELTKIRAGKANPQILDGIAVDYYGSPTPLNQVANVSIADARTLTIQPWEKNMLQPIERAIIASNIGLNPQNDGVIIRLFLPPLTEERRKEFVKRVYNEGEQAKVATRNIRRDAIEGIKKLQKDGLSEDTAKGAEADIQALTDKYIVQIDKHCEVKEKEIMAV
- a CDS encoding DMT family transporter translates to MNQKFAHWGVFLLLSLTWGSSFILMKIGLESFTPYQVASLRLVAAGVALLPFLPKALRQTPVNKLPVIFLSGLLGNGLPAFLFCVAETEIDSSLAGILNSLTPLMALLTGLILFKSPIKKAQLTGVCVGLLGVVLLFSSKGISAGGHWYYSLLVVVATISYGTNISLVHHYLKGFGSLQLGSIAMFFCGLITFPILWFSDFFPQFATDHAPWRSLSAGLILGVMGTGVAAVLFYLLIRRAGSMFASMVTYALPVVAIGWGLLAHEPITWVQVLCMGIILLGVYMVNRAKTAS
- a CDS encoding MraY family glycosyltransferase, producing MADLKHLYDEPDERKTHKQRIPTLGGIGFFSGFIIAAAVCVPTLQNSPFQYMMAAFFIIFMVGMKDDIVGLSPLKKLIGQLVASFAIIYLGNLQINSMYGFLGITTLPANISLMLTYFYFIVVINSFNLIDGVDGHAGSIGLLVSAILGAYFLHVGEITYAVLGFALAGGLASFLIYNISPARIFMGDTGSLLIGLVNAVLVLKFIEVAGNPASKMPVGATPAVAIAILIVPLFDTLRVFAVRMLRGRSPFSADRNHIHHYLLDLKLDHRQTTLVSVAVNTIFIAAAFMLQGLGSTVLTMLVVGAATVFTGILYMARKRKQALQPAVAISQPANSVAPPKILRVTTEGVLQDK